A part of Bosea sp. (in: a-proteobacteria) genomic DNA contains:
- a CDS encoding pyrroline-5-carboxylate reductase, protein MTDTPSLPRTLVLMGAGKMGGAMLEGWLAGGLDADGLTVLDPNAGEPLQALARSHGFALNPPLESIAEPEALVLGVKPQMLDAAAPALAHLAGPATLVVSILAGKTMANLAARAPRATAFVRAMPNLPASVRRGVTGVAASAAVSDAQRRMTTALLSGIGAVEWVPAEDMIDAVTAVSGSGPAYVFHLVECLTEAGVAAGLPPEVAARLARGTIEGAGELLHRSDLDPATLRQNVTSPGGTTAAALEILMAENGMKALMRRAVAAARHRASELSG, encoded by the coding sequence ATGACCGACACTCCCTCCCTCCCCCGAACTCTCGTGCTGATGGGAGCCGGCAAGATGGGCGGCGCCATGCTCGAAGGCTGGCTCGCAGGCGGGCTCGATGCAGACGGGCTGACCGTGCTCGATCCGAATGCGGGCGAGCCGCTTCAGGCGCTGGCGCGAAGCCATGGCTTCGCCCTCAACCCGCCGCTTGAATCCATCGCCGAGCCCGAGGCGCTGGTGCTGGGCGTGAAGCCGCAGATGCTGGACGCAGCCGCGCCTGCGCTGGCCCATCTGGCGGGACCGGCCACGCTGGTGGTGTCGATCCTCGCCGGCAAGACCATGGCGAACCTCGCAGCACGCGCGCCGCGGGCCACGGCCTTCGTGCGGGCCATGCCCAACCTGCCGGCCTCGGTGAGGCGCGGCGTCACCGGCGTGGCAGCCAGCGCAGCCGTGAGCGATGCCCAGCGCCGCATGACCACGGCCCTGCTCAGCGGCATCGGCGCCGTCGAGTGGGTGCCGGCCGAGGACATGATCGATGCGGTCACAGCCGTATCCGGCTCCGGCCCGGCCTATGTCTTCCACCTTGTCGAGTGCCTGACCGAAGCGGGAGTGGCAGCGGGCCTGCCTCCCGAGGTGGCGGCGCGGCTGGCGCGCGGCACGATCGAGGGCGCGGGCGAGTTGCTGCACCGTTCGGATCTCGATCCGGCCACGCTGCGCCAGAATGTGACATCGCCCGGAGGCACGACGGCTGCGGCGCTTGAAATCCTGATGGCGGAGAACGGCATGAAGGCGCTGATGCGCCGCGCCGTGGCCGCCGCCCGCCATCGCGCCAGCGAACTCAGCGGCTGA
- a CDS encoding helix-turn-helix transcriptional regulator codes for MASRSAAQSARPDSRKAAIEALMALVAEQGWKHVELPEIARKAGLSLSALRDLFPSKGAMLAGFGRMLDKAVLEGANPDLIGEPIHERVFDLVMRRLDAMAPYKPALIEIRRAVRADPLMAAALNQAALNSWRYLLASVEVPVEDELGMLKIQGAVIVFARTADTWLDDRDESLAKTMATLDRELKNGERVLGFAEDARRLTAPLRSIAQALFERAPRMRRRERAGPMRGEDHDDFAPAI; via the coding sequence ATGGCCAGCCGCAGCGCAGCACAGTCCGCCAGGCCAGATTCCCGCAAGGCAGCCATCGAAGCCCTGATGGCGCTGGTTGCCGAGCAGGGCTGGAAGCATGTCGAACTGCCAGAGATCGCCCGCAAGGCGGGGCTCAGCCTTTCCGCCCTGCGCGACCTGTTTCCGTCGAAGGGCGCCATGCTGGCAGGCTTTGGCCGGATGCTCGACAAGGCCGTGCTGGAAGGCGCCAACCCGGACCTGATCGGCGAGCCGATCCATGAGCGCGTCTTCGACCTTGTGATGCGCCGCCTCGACGCCATGGCGCCCTACAAGCCAGCGCTGATCGAGATCCGCCGCGCCGTCCGCGCCGATCCGCTGATGGCGGCCGCGCTCAACCAGGCAGCGCTCAACTCCTGGCGTTACCTGCTGGCCTCTGTCGAGGTTCCGGTCGAGGACGAACTTGGCATGCTCAAGATCCAGGGCGCCGTCATCGTCTTCGCACGGACCGCCGACACCTGGCTCGATGACCGCGACGAGAGCCTCGCAAAGACCATGGCCACGCTCGACCGCGAGCTGAAGAACGGTGAACGCGTGCTGGGCTTCGCCGAGGATGCCCGCCGTCTCACTGCGCCTTTGCGCAGCATCGCGCAGGCTTTGTTCGAGCGCGCGCCGCGCATGCGTCGCCGCGAACGCGCCGGGCCGATGCGGGGTGAGGACCACGACGATTTCGCCCCCGCCATCTGA
- a CDS encoding tRNA-binding protein — MDSPAAAGTIGFDDFLKVDIRVGTIVSAEAYPEARKPAFKLWIDFGPGLGIRKTSAQITRHYTLEQLPGRQVLAVVNFPPRQIGKFMSEVLTLGVPDADGEVVLLQPGHGVPDGGRMY; from the coding sequence ATGGATTCTCCAGCCGCCGCCGGCACGATCGGCTTCGACGACTTCCTGAAAGTCGACATCCGGGTCGGCACCATCGTCAGCGCCGAGGCTTACCCCGAGGCCCGCAAGCCCGCCTTCAAGCTTTGGATCGATTTCGGCCCCGGGCTGGGCATCAGGAAGACATCGGCCCAGATCACCCGCCACTACACGCTGGAGCAGTTGCCGGGTCGGCAGGTGTTGGCCGTTGTCAATTTCCCGCCCCGCCAGATCGGCAAGTTCATGTCCGAGGTGCTGACGCTCGGCGTTCCGGATGCGGACGGCGAGGTGGTGCTGCTGCAACCGGGCCATGGCGTGCCCGATGGCGGCCGGATGTATTGA
- a CDS encoding MaoC family dehydratase has translation MTLFFEDFAVGQTVRYGGIPVSEEDIIAYASIFDAQDFHIDAEKAVSTFVGGLIGSGWHTSALMMRMMTEGFLLDSAGMGAPGLEELKWLRPVRPGDVLSVRHTVLDLKESRSRPDIGLVRFRFEVLNQNAEPVQEATNWIIFGRRGHIAPPTFRAEALPVRYVPPATIGALELPEEPASPVARFDDVAIGTETALGRFTFTPDDIIAFAGAFDPQRFHLDVAAAEASLFGGLCASGWHTAAVWMRLMVAARRRAQAVMGETMPRLGSSPGFRALKWLKPVFAGDTLTYTTTVSDKRASASRPGWGLVFHHNTARNQHGDMAFMFDGCVFWER, from the coding sequence ATGACACTGTTCTTCGAGGACTTCGCGGTCGGCCAGACGGTGCGCTACGGGGGAATCCCCGTGAGCGAAGAGGATATCATCGCCTATGCGAGCATCTTCGATGCGCAGGATTTCCACATCGATGCCGAGAAGGCAGTCTCGACCTTTGTGGGCGGCCTGATCGGCTCGGGCTGGCACACATCCGCACTGATGATGCGGATGATGACCGAGGGCTTCCTGCTGGACAGCGCCGGCATGGGCGCGCCCGGCCTTGAAGAGCTGAAGTGGCTGCGCCCGGTGCGGCCCGGCGATGTGCTGAGCGTGCGCCACACCGTTCTGGACCTGAAGGAAAGCCGCTCGCGGCCCGATATTGGCTTGGTGCGCTTCCGTTTCGAGGTGCTCAACCAGAACGCGGAGCCCGTGCAGGAGGCGACCAACTGGATCATCTTCGGACGACGGGGACACATCGCGCCGCCGACCTTCAGGGCAGAGGCCCTGCCGGTGCGCTATGTTCCGCCGGCCACGATCGGGGCGCTGGAATTGCCGGAGGAACCGGCCTCGCCGGTGGCGCGCTTCGATGATGTGGCGATCGGCACCGAGACCGCCCTTGGCCGCTTCACCTTCACACCCGACGACATCATCGCCTTTGCCGGCGCTTTCGATCCGCAGCGCTTCCACCTCGATGTGGCGGCCGCCGAGGCGTCGCTGTTCGGCGGGCTCTGCGCCTCGGGCTGGCATACGGCGGCGGTGTGGATGCGGCTGATGGTGGCAGCGCGGCGCAGGGCGCAGGCCGTGATGGGCGAGACCATGCCGCGCCTGGGCTCGTCCCCTGGCTTCAGGGCGCTGAAATGGCTGAAGCCGGTCTTTGCCGGCGACACGCTGACCTACACCACAACTGTCAGCGACAAGCGCGCGTCCGCATCGCGGCCGGGTTGGGGGCTGGTGTTCCACCACAACACGGCCCGCAACCAGCACGGCGACATGGCGTTCATGTTCGACGGCTGCGTGTTCTGGGAGCGCTGA
- the ychF gene encoding redox-regulated ATPase YchF — MGFKCGIVGLPNVGKSTLFNALTQTAAAQAANYPFCTIEPNVGDVAVPDARLDKLASIGKSQQIIPTRITFVDIAGIVRGASKGEGLGNQFLANIREVDAIVHVVRCFEDGDITHVEGKVDPLADIETIETELMLADLESLEKRVVSLEKKARSGDKDSKEQLALITRALVLLQEGKPARLTQRTAEEERSFQMLQLLTAKPVLYVCNVEEASADQGNAFSQKVFARAAEEGARAVVVSAKIESEIAVMSAGDQADFLEAVGLSEPGLNRVIREGYALLGLITYFTVGPKEARAWTIAKGTRAPAAAGVIHTDFEKGFIRAETIAYRDYTALNGEAGARDGGKLRLEGKEYVVADGDVLHFRFAN, encoded by the coding sequence ATGGGCTTCAAATGCGGCATCGTCGGCCTGCCGAACGTCGGCAAGTCGACCCTCTTCAACGCGCTGACGCAGACGGCGGCGGCGCAGGCGGCCAATTATCCGTTCTGCACCATCGAACCCAATGTCGGCGATGTGGCGGTGCCGGATGCGCGCCTCGACAAGCTGGCCTCGATCGGCAAATCCCAGCAGATCATCCCGACACGCATCACCTTCGTCGACATCGCCGGCATCGTGCGCGGCGCCTCGAAGGGCGAGGGGCTGGGCAACCAGTTCCTGGCCAACATCCGTGAGGTCGATGCCATCGTGCATGTCGTGCGCTGCTTCGAGGATGGCGACATCACCCATGTCGAGGGCAAGGTGGACCCGCTGGCCGACATCGAGACGATCGAGACAGAGCTGATGCTGGCCGACCTTGAAAGCCTCGAAAAGCGCGTGGTCAGCCTCGAGAAGAAGGCACGCTCCGGCGACAAGGATTCCAAGGAGCAGCTGGCTCTGATCACCAGGGCGCTGGTGCTGCTTCAGGAGGGCAAGCCGGCGCGTCTCACCCAGCGCACGGCCGAGGAGGAACGGTCCTTCCAGATGCTGCAACTGCTCACCGCCAAGCCGGTGCTCTACGTGTGCAATGTCGAGGAGGCATCAGCCGACCAGGGCAATGCGTTCTCGCAGAAGGTCTTCGCACGCGCGGCCGAGGAGGGCGCCCGCGCCGTGGTCGTCTCCGCCAAGATCGAGAGCGAGATCGCGGTGATGAGCGCCGGCGATCAGGCCGATTTCCTCGAAGCGGTGGGTCTGTCCGAGCCGGGCCTCAACCGCGTGATCCGCGAGGGCTATGCGCTGCTGGGCCTGATCACCTACTTCACCGTCGGCCCGAAGGAGGCGCGCGCCTGGACGATCGCCAAGGGCACGCGGGCTCCGGCGGCGGCAGGCGTGATCCACACCGATTTCGAGAAAGGCTTCATCCGGGCCGAGACCATCGCCTACCGCGACTACACCGCGCTAAACGGCGAGGCCGGGGCGCGGGATGGCGGCAAGCTGAGGCTGGAAGGCAAGGAGTATGTCGTGGCCGACGGCGACGTGCTGCATTTCCGCTTCGCCAACTGA
- a CDS encoding aminoacyl-tRNA hydrolase, translating into MLLLVGLGNPGRDYAGNRHNIGFMALDEIARVHRAASWRARFHGEAAEAVIGFGKALLLKPMTYMNLSGGPVQEAARFYKIAPSHIVVFHDELDLAPARLRVKTGGGNAGHNGLRSITASVGNDYRRVRMGIGHPGDKALVHGYVLNDFGKDERPWVEDLCRAAADKAALLIGGFDERFQSDVAALMQARGWGDVKRPGDKGGD; encoded by the coding sequence ATGCTGCTACTGGTCGGGCTCGGCAATCCGGGCAGGGACTATGCCGGCAACCGGCACAATATCGGCTTCATGGCGCTGGACGAGATCGCCCGCGTCCATCGCGCCGCGTCGTGGCGCGCCCGCTTCCATGGCGAGGCGGCAGAGGCCGTCATCGGGTTCGGCAAGGCGCTGCTGCTCAAGCCCATGACATATATGAACCTTTCGGGCGGCCCTGTCCAGGAAGCGGCCCGGTTCTACAAGATCGCACCGTCCCACATCGTGGTCTTCCACGATGAGCTGGACCTCGCCCCGGCAAGGCTGCGGGTCAAGACCGGCGGCGGCAATGCCGGGCACAATGGCTTGCGCTCGATCACGGCCTCGGTCGGCAATGATTACCGGCGCGTGCGGATGGGCATCGGCCATCCGGGCGACAAGGCGCTTGTGCATGGCTACGTGCTGAACGACTTCGGCAAGGACGAGCGGCCCTGGGTCGAGGATCTGTGCCGCGCCGCCGCCGACAAGGCGGCTCTTCTGATCGGCGGCTTCGATGAGCGCTTCCAGAGCGATGTCGCAGCCCTGATGCAGGCCAGGGGCTGGGGCGACGTCAAGCGCCCCGGGGACAAAGGCGGCGATTGA
- a CDS encoding 50S ribosomal protein L25/general stress protein Ctc, which produces MSEVKHIKASARTSGGKGAARAVRRTGQVPAVIYGGGEAALPIALDYAQTHRMIYAGHFLTTAVEIEVDGQTIRAIPRDYQLDPVKDTPLHVDFMRLSAGSEIRVVVPIHISGQELSPGVKRGGLVQLVEHTIELMAPADNIPEAIDISVASMNIGASVHLKDVVLPPGCRAISRENLTLVAVSTPTKMVEEMTSAAPAAEAAPAKAAKN; this is translated from the coding sequence ATGTCCGAAGTGAAGCATATCAAGGCTTCGGCGCGCACGTCCGGCGGCAAGGGGGCCGCCCGTGCAGTTCGCCGTACCGGCCAGGTGCCCGCCGTGATTTATGGCGGCGGCGAGGCCGCTCTCCCCATCGCGCTCGATTACGCCCAGACCCACCGCATGATCTACGCCGGTCACTTCCTGACCACGGCGGTCGAGATCGAGGTCGACGGGCAGACCATCCGCGCCATTCCGCGCGATTACCAGCTCGATCCCGTCAAGGACACGCCGCTGCATGTCGATTTCATGCGCCTGTCCGCCGGCTCCGAGATCCGCGTCGTGGTGCCGATCCACATCTCCGGCCAGGAGCTTTCGCCCGGCGTGAAGCGCGGCGGCCTCGTGCAGCTCGTCGAGCACACGATCGAACTCATGGCCCCGGCCGACAACATCCCGGAAGCCATCGACATTTCGGTAGCCTCGATGAACATCGGCGCCTCGGTTCACCTCAAAGACGTGGTGCTGCCGCCCGGTTGCCGCGCCATCAGCCGCGAGAACCTGACGCTGGTCGCCGTCTCGACCCCGACCAAGATGGTCGAGGAAATGACAAGCGCCGCGCCGGCCGCCGAAGCCGCTCCGGCCAAGGCCGCCAAGAACTGA
- a CDS encoding ribose-phosphate pyrophosphokinase gives MKLIAGNSNRPLAEAVAAYLGISLAKAQVKRFADMEVFVEIQENVRGEDVFVLQSTSFPANDHLMELLIITDALRRSSARRITAVLPYFGYARQDRKPGPRTPISAKLVSNLITHAGADRVLTLDLHAGQIQGFFDIPVDNLYSAPIIARDIKQRLNLRNVMVVSPDVGGVVRARALAKRIDAPLSIVDKRRERAGESEVMNIIGDVEGMTCILIDDIVDSGGTLCNAAEALLKNGAADVYAYCTHGVFSGGAVSRITQSRIKEFVVTDSIMPTEAVKVARNIRTLPTTELLGEAIKRTATESSVSSLFD, from the coding sequence ATGAAACTGATCGCTGGCAATTCCAACCGACCGCTTGCCGAAGCCGTTGCCGCCTATCTCGGCATCAGCCTCGCCAAGGCGCAGGTGAAGCGCTTTGCCGACATGGAAGTGTTCGTCGAGATCCAGGAGAATGTCCGCGGCGAGGATGTCTTCGTGCTCCAGTCGACGTCGTTCCCGGCGAACGACCATCTCATGGAGCTGCTGATCATCACCGATGCGCTGCGCCGCTCCTCTGCCCGGCGCATCACGGCGGTCCTGCCCTATTTCGGCTATGCGAGGCAGGACCGGAAGCCCGGGCCGCGCACGCCGATTTCCGCCAAGCTGGTGTCGAACCTCATCACCCATGCCGGCGCCGACCGCGTGCTGACGCTCGACCTGCATGCCGGCCAGATCCAGGGCTTCTTCGACATCCCGGTGGATAATCTGTACAGCGCCCCGATCATCGCGCGGGACATCAAGCAGCGGCTCAACCTGCGCAATGTCATGGTGGTCTCGCCGGATGTCGGCGGCGTCGTCCGCGCCCGCGCGCTGGCGAAGCGCATCGATGCCCCCCTGTCGATCGTCGACAAGCGGCGCGAGCGTGCCGGCGAATCGGAGGTGATGAACATCATCGGCGATGTCGAGGGCATGACCTGCATACTGATCGACGACATCGTCGATTCGGGCGGCACGCTGTGCAATGCTGCCGAGGCGCTGCTGAAGAACGGCGCGGCCGATGTCTATGCCTACTGCACCCATGGCGTGTTCTCGGGCGGGGCGGTCAGCCGCATCACCCAGTCCAGGATCAAGGAATTCGTGGTGACGGACTCGATCATGCCGACCGAGGCCGTGAAGGTGGCGCGCAACATCCGCACGCTGCCGACCACCGAACTGCTGGGCGAAGCCATCAAGCGCACCGCCACCGAGAGCAGCGTCTCCAGCCTGTTCGACTGA
- the uvrC gene encoding excinuclease ABC subunit UvrC, whose translation MGRDRIDDMPDTSLDEIGLDDEAVAGTVADAGEDGADAADIDLAAVPERLKAGTEVIGSFVRSLPNAPGVYRMFDAAGDVLYVGKAKNLRKRVAQYAQGRAHTNAVARMISDTAQMEFVTTSTETEALLLESNLIKQLRPRYNVLLRDDKSFPYILLTGDHPAPQITKHRGARHRRGDYFGPFASAWAVKRTVDALQKAFLIRSCSDSFYANRTRPCLLFQIKRCAGPCTGEISHADYARLTDEARAFLSGRASGVKAELGRRMQAASEAMEFETAARYRDRLAALSAVTASQDINTRTVEEADVFAIDEQAGQFCVEIFFFRNFQNWGNRALFPRADRALPSAEVLASVIAQFYDDKPAPRLVLLSHEIEDMALMCEALSARMGHKVEISAPRRGEKRDLVDMALKNAREALGRKLAEGSAQTRLLAALGEAFGLTKPPRRVEVYDNSHIMGTSAVGAMVVAGPEGFMKTHYRTYTISADTIAGDDYGMMREMLTRRFARIARERAASAVTDFMAAEEKLANEGKGAGPLSSPAPEAREGDDKGPAEADDGAFPSCPDLVIVDGGKGQFEAARAVMRELRVTDIPLVAIAKGEDRNAGRETFFMAGREAFKLPDRDPALYFIQRLRDEAHRFAIGSHRARRKRDAMSNPLDEIAGIGPTRKRALLLHFGTLKAIQRASLDDLARAPGVNMATARAVHDYFHEG comes from the coding sequence ATGGGCCGCGACCGCATCGACGACATGCCAGACACCAGCCTCGACGAGATCGGGCTGGATGACGAAGCCGTGGCCGGAACCGTTGCGGACGCGGGCGAGGATGGCGCGGATGCCGCTGACATCGACCTCGCCGCCGTGCCCGAGCGCCTCAAGGCCGGCACGGAGGTCATCGGCAGCTTCGTGCGCAGCCTGCCGAATGCGCCGGGCGTCTACCGCATGTTCGATGCGGCTGGCGACGTGCTCTATGTCGGCAAGGCGAAGAACCTCAGGAAGCGCGTGGCCCAGTATGCCCAAGGGCGCGCCCATACCAACGCAGTGGCCCGGATGATCTCGGACACTGCGCAGATGGAGTTCGTCACCACCTCGACGGAGACCGAGGCGCTGCTGCTGGAATCCAACCTCATCAAGCAGCTCAGACCGCGCTACAATGTGCTGCTGCGCGACGATAAATCCTTTCCCTACATCTTGCTGACAGGCGACCACCCCGCTCCGCAGATCACCAAGCATCGCGGCGCGCGCCATCGCAGGGGCGACTATTTCGGCCCCTTCGCCTCGGCCTGGGCGGTGAAGCGCACGGTGGACGCGCTGCAGAAGGCGTTCCTCATCCGCTCCTGCTCCGACAGCTTCTATGCCAACCGCACGCGGCCTTGCCTGCTTTTCCAGATCAAGCGCTGCGCCGGCCCCTGCACGGGCGAGATATCGCACGCCGACTATGCAAGGCTCACGGACGAGGCGCGGGCCTTCCTGTCGGGCCGCGCCAGCGGCGTGAAGGCCGAGCTGGGCCGGCGCATGCAGGCGGCCTCGGAAGCCATGGAGTTCGAGACGGCGGCGCGCTATCGCGACCGGCTGGCGGCGCTCTCGGCCGTCACGGCATCGCAGGACATCAACACCCGGACGGTCGAGGAGGCCGATGTCTTCGCCATCGACGAGCAGGCCGGGCAGTTCTGCGTCGAGATCTTCTTCTTCCGCAACTTCCAGAACTGGGGCAACCGCGCGCTGTTTCCGCGCGCCGACCGCGCCCTGCCCAGCGCCGAGGTGTTGGCCTCGGTCATCGCGCAGTTCTATGACGACAAGCCAGCCCCGCGCCTGGTCCTGCTCAGCCACGAGATCGAGGACATGGCGCTGATGTGCGAGGCGCTCTCGGCGCGCATGGGCCACAAGGTCGAGATCAGCGCGCCCCGCCGTGGCGAGAAGCGCGATCTGGTCGACATGGCGCTCAAGAACGCGCGCGAGGCGCTGGGCCGCAAGCTGGCGGAGGGCTCGGCCCAGACAAGGCTTCTGGCCGCTCTCGGCGAGGCCTTCGGGCTGACGAAGCCGCCGCGCCGCGTCGAGGTCTACGACAACTCGCACATCATGGGCACGAGTGCCGTGGGCGCGATGGTCGTGGCCGGGCCCGAAGGCTTCATGAAGACCCATTACCGCACCTACACCATCAGCGCCGACACCATCGCCGGCGACGACTACGGCATGATGCGCGAGATGCTGACCCGCCGCTTCGCCAGGATCGCCAGGGAGCGGGCCGCCAGCGCGGTGACCGACTTCATGGCGGCGGAGGAGAAGCTGGCGAACGAAGGGAAGGGCGCCGGCCCGCTTTCATCGCCAGCGCCCGAAGCGCGGGAAGGCGATGACAAAGGCCCCGCCGAAGCCGATGACGGCGCCTTCCCCTCCTGTCCGGACCTCGTCATCGTGGATGGCGGCAAGGGCCAGTTCGAGGCGGCGCGCGCGGTGATGAGGGAGTTGCGCGTCACCGACATTCCGTTGGTTGCCATCGCCAAGGGCGAGGACCGCAACGCCGGGCGCGAGACCTTCTTCATGGCGGGGCGCGAAGCCTTCAAGCTGCCCGATCGCGACCCTGCGCTCTATTTCATACAGCGCCTGCGCGACGAGGCCCACCGCTTCGCCATCGGCAGCCACCGCGCCAGGCGCAAGCGCGACGCCATGTCCAATCCTCTCGACGAGATCGCCGGCATCGGCCCCACCCGCAAGCGCGCGCTCCTGCTGCACTTCGGCACGCTGAAGGCGATCCAGCGCGCCTCGCTCGATGATCTGGCCCGCGCCCCCGGCGTGAACATGGCCACCGCGCGCGCGGTTCATGACTATTTCCACGAAGGCTGA
- a CDS encoding heavy metal-binding domain-containing protein → MIITTTNSIEGRRILSYHGVVTGQTIVQASIFRDLFATIRDVVGGQSGCYDRMLRDARDEALAELAAEAEARGANAIIGVDIDYGALGSGESVLMVSASGTAVIIA, encoded by the coding sequence ATGATCATCACCACCACAAACAGCATCGAAGGACGCCGCATCCTGAGCTATCACGGCGTCGTCACCGGCCAGACCATCGTGCAAGCCAGCATCTTCCGCGATTTGTTCGCCACGATCCGCGATGTCGTGGGAGGGCAATCGGGCTGCTATGACCGCATGCTGCGCGATGCCCGCGACGAAGCCCTCGCCGAACTCGCGGCCGAGGCCGAGGCGCGCGGCGCCAACGCCATCATCGGCGTGGACATCGATTATGGCGCGCTGGGCTCGGGCGAATCCGTGCTGATGGTCTCCGCCTCCGGCACCGCCGTCATCATTGCCTGA
- the pgsA gene encoding CDP-diacylglycerol--glycerol-3-phosphate 3-phosphatidyltransferase, which translates to MSILPDSVKRPGPYSVPNLLTYGRILAIPAVVGLLFWPREDWVRWVALLIYIIAAITDYFDGYLARAWHQQSAIGRMLDPIADKLLVASCLLMLAADATIAGLSLWAAIIILCREILVSGLREFLAGLKVSVPVSKVAKWKTVAQLVAVGFLIAGPAGEVVLPGTIAFGIFLLWVAAVLTIYTGWDYFRSGIRHLVDEDERNQKPGP; encoded by the coding sequence ATGTCGATTCTGCCCGATAGCGTGAAAAGGCCGGGGCCTTATTCGGTGCCCAATCTGCTCACCTATGGCAGAATTCTCGCCATCCCCGCCGTCGTCGGCCTCCTGTTCTGGCCGCGCGAAGACTGGGTTCGCTGGGTCGCGCTCTTGATCTACATCATCGCCGCGATCACCGACTATTTCGATGGCTACCTCGCCCGCGCCTGGCACCAGCAATCAGCGATCGGGCGCATGCTCGACCCCATCGCCGACAAGCTGCTGGTCGCCTCCTGCCTGCTCATGCTGGCGGCGGATGCGACCATCGCGGGGCTGTCGCTGTGGGCCGCCATCATCATCCTGTGCCGCGAGATCCTGGTTTCCGGCCTGCGCGAGTTCCTGGCCGGGCTCAAGGTCTCGGTCCCGGTCAGCAAGGTGGCCAAATGGAAGACCGTGGCGCAGCTCGTCGCCGTTGGCTTCCTCATCGCCGGCCCGGCCGGAGAGGTCGTGCTGCCCGGCACGATCGCCTTCGGCATCTTCCTTTTGTGGGTCGCGGCGGTCCTGACCATCTACACGGGTTGGGACTACTTCCGGTCAGGCATCCGCCATCTGGTGGATGAGGACGAGCGCAACCAGAAGCCAGGGCCGTGA
- the moaD gene encoding molybdopterin converting factor subunit 1 translates to MTKLVYFAWVRERIGKPEEIVTLPEAVATVADLLTWQKTRGEEYEHAFEHASVIRVALDKKHAKDDAPIAGASEIAFFPPMTGG, encoded by the coding sequence ATGACCAAGCTCGTCTATTTCGCCTGGGTGCGCGAACGCATCGGCAAGCCCGAGGAGATCGTCACGCTGCCCGAGGCCGTGGCCACTGTCGCGGACCTGCTGACCTGGCAGAAGACTCGCGGCGAGGAATACGAGCATGCCTTCGAGCATGCGTCGGTCATCCGCGTGGCGCTGGACAAGAAGCACGCCAAAGATGACGCGCCGATTGCTGGCGCAAGCGAGATCGCCTTCTTCCCGCCCATGACGGGGGGGTGA
- a CDS encoding molybdenum cofactor biosynthesis protein MoaE produces the protein MSALIRIQAEPFDVPAETARLMAGRADIGGIVTFTGLCRDEGGRLKALELEHYPGMAEDEIGRVAASAWSRWPLLGLTAIHRFGLIRPGEDIVLVIAASAHRRAAFEAADFMMDYLKTRAPFWKREHLIDGGAGGWVEAKAEDDAAAQRW, from the coding sequence GTGAGCGCCCTCATCCGCATCCAGGCAGAGCCCTTCGACGTGCCGGCCGAGACCGCGCGCCTGATGGCGGGCCGGGCCGATATCGGCGGCATCGTCACCTTCACCGGCCTGTGCCGTGATGAGGGCGGGCGGCTGAAGGCGCTGGAACTGGAACATTATCCCGGCATGGCCGAGGATGAGATCGGCCGCGTGGCGGCGAGCGCATGGTCCCGCTGGCCGCTGCTGGGGCTCACCGCCATTCACCGCTTCGGCCTCATCAGGCCCGGCGAGGACATCGTGCTCGTCATCGCCGCATCGGCGCATCGCCGCGCCGCCTTCGAGGCTGCGGATTTCATGATGGACTATCTCAAGACCCGCGCTCCTTTCTGGAAACGCGAGCACCTGATCGATGGCGGCGCGGGCGGCTGGGTGGAGGCCAAGGCCGAGGATGATGCAGCAGCGCAGCGCTGGTGA